The genomic region ggaacaTGCTGGTGCTGATAAGGACTGTCTGAAATGGACATGACATTTTTGGTATCATTCAGGAGCGTTTACATAATTCATATAAAGGTTGTTTATATTTGTTGGTCTGTTTAAAGTTTTGAATCAAACAGCTAAACCTGGAAAAGATGACTTCTCTCTGACAGGCCAACTtaagtttctttttaatttatagTTTAGTGGGGTGGCTCTAGGAATGGCAGCGTCAGTCTGCTGGTAGGTTGGGCCACCACTTTAGTCCAGgctgaaatatttcagcaactattagatggattgacatttttgatatttattaacCTCAAAGGATGAATCCTAAGGACTTTGGTGACCACCTGACGTTTGCTCTTGCGTCACCAGAAGttaacattttagttttttagtgaAATCACTGAACAACTATTGGGCAGATTTGCTAAGAAGGTGATGCAGACATGATTGAGAGCCTATGAATACTTCTATGGCTCATCCCCGACATCGAGGGATAGCCATGAAAAATTGTAACTTTGGTGAACccttcactttttaaaaaacgtAAGGTCAAAATTATAATTTGCCCAATACCATTACTTGCAAATCATGTCTtacccatcagcctcagctgtgtttCGTGCTGTTTGGCAAATGTTAGGATGCTAACAcattaaactaagatggtgaatgTAGTAAACACTACACCCGTTACACATCAACATTCATTGCAGGCATATTAGCATTCTGATGTGAGCAAAAGCACCACTCTGACCAGCCCCACCGAGCCGCAAGCATGGCTGAAAACTCTTGCTGTTCATATCCAGCTACTTTACTTCTTTAATTAATTCACATTTCTAAAGCATCCCGTAACACAAGACAGATTTGATTGATTTCTTGGtaagttaaatgttttgtgtgtctggagAAGGCTTTACTTCTTTAAATGTTACTTTCAGACAGTGGCTGATTGTCTCTCTAGTTGTCAGATATCCCTGTATTAACAACTATAAGCTCAGATAGCTGCAAAGATATCTTAATTTTACTTGAGTGTCTGTGGGTTCAGTGTTTAAAACTACCATTATAAAGTAGAGGTGGCAGACTGTCTGCTGCTACTCATGATGTCGTTATAATTTATTTGGCAGTACACAGGAGTAAATCTTTAAAGCACCCTAACATGTAAGGCAGCAAAATCAAAGCCCGCTCAGGTGAAGTCAGGAAACAACCTCGCAGAACCCAAATGGAGTCCCGCAGCTTGTCCTCCAATGCTCTAGAGCAGACCACTGTGCTCCTGTCTGGTCCAGGTCATTTCACCCAGCATTATGCAACCATGCATATTATATGGGGTAGTATTTGAACACCACTGCCCTGGCTCCCTTTTTCTGACAAACATTGctccaaacatttaaaaagttgcaGGTTCTCAAAACTTCCTTGCAGGTCCAACATCTTCAGCTGTTTATTTCTACTCAATTGTCCAGTTTGCACAGCCTGCCAAAATATTCATTCAAAATCGCAACGTTAAAAGCCATAGCTTGTTGCTAATAACAACTAAATTTTTCCCTCTACAGTTTATTATAGACTATAGGATATATTTGCCCTCTATACAGTAGATCAGAAGGCAATAGCTTGACTAATTTAATACATTCTAAAGCAAAAGAGACAGGTGTTGGACAGGTTTGGATTAGTCCTCCACAATATGACAGCTCTCGACATTGATACAATACACTTCAACCGGCCACTCATAAGCAAAAGCTATGAAGAGGCATTTGTTTCTTAAGAGAGCGAAAGGGAGGAGTGTGAGGCAGTCGAATCCTCAGATCATCCATTCTCTCTGTTCCTCAGAGCACTTTCCTTGCAATTTAAAGAGTCTCAACCATGACACTTTCATCTGACACAGCAGCAGTAAAGGTGAACATTTTATGCTCTCAAAACATCAAGACCAGAGCAGATgatgtttcagtttttaaaagagCAAAGTGAGGATGCTGAGGATGCAAGTGATGCAATGccattttgaaaacattttagaGTATTGGCCTACTATTTGAATAGGCCATTTTATCCAACTCAAGCAGTTTGCGTGCAAGGATTGCAGCCGTTCAAGGGGTGAAGACCTTTTGGATGCTTCAGAGCTTGCAGATGTTCTAAATTGAAATGTTTCACAGAGAGATGTTTCCCTGCAGCATGACTCTAAAGATACATTACAGAGGCAGAAAAGCCTAAGTAAGCACTTGCTGGATTCTCATGTAATTTCTACAACCTAGAAGAAAAATTAATTCATAATCATAAATACTCTACACTGCTTGTTACTGGGTCAATAACATTGTCTGACTTTATGTAGATCTgatctttatgtgtgtgtcaaaggttcatacaaacagacacaaacaatgtttaaattataatattaattgttACATTTGAGCTGTGCAAGTGCAAGTCTCTGGAACATGCTGAGCAATCAGGATAGAGATGTTTTGGATGTTTTGGAGGTGTTCTGTAAtgttttagccacactagcaaGTGCACAATTGTTCTTAAAAGTGTGTAAGTTTCAGATTCATTTCATGTCCAGCCTGACCTTCATACTGTTATAGTTGTGGGGTGAAGTGTTTAGTTACATTTAATCACCTGACTGATTATGTTATGCCTACCAAGTCtcatttatttccatttataGAGAAGCTGCATGTAGCAACAACAGGAGGCTGAGAGGTTACAGACTCATCACATCACTGCAGGAAACATTTCAGACAACGAAGGCTTCTGCAAGTCAACAAGGCAATAAGTGTTGAAGAATACCGACAGTATGAGCTCTGTAAGCCACATGATCACAAGGGATGTGGTAATAATTAAAGCATCTGTGTCTCCTCGCCTGTGTAAGTTAAATTTTAAGTTTTGGGACGAAGTAAACAGTATTATGCAGCATTTAACCTGCCAATAACATGCAACTGAGTGCAGTGTTAATGTTGAAAAATTCCAGCGATGCCTGTTTCCCTCTGACAGAGATGTAATTATGCCCAAATGTTCAGCTGTGTGGTGAAATAAATTCATCCTGACTGACAGTCGCTTCAACTTGTGAGGTCGGGCTGTTTTGAAGCCGAAAGTGATTGGACGATGCCTGGATGTGGCCGTCAGTCATGCATTGGTGCACATGTTCTCAAGAGAGAGACTGTAACATCCATACTGAGTTTACATCAATGTGCGTCTCTGATTTACTTGACGTGGCTtgtcacattataggtcacataaaaaaaaagaaaagaaaaaagaacacaaCCAAACACTCCTGTCCCATTCTCATGTATAtaacataataacaaaacatcactacaattcaatttaaattttgcAGCAGACCACTCGCATACATGGATTTGGAGTCCATTTAGTGCAGGTTTGGTACATAagcagatttgtttgtttttttctataaCTGATTGTAAATTAAAAGTTGAGGTACTTCTGctcttttaaatgtcatcttttATTGGAGTGAAGCCATCAAACTGATGGCCCCCAAGCTACAAGCTACATTGGCTTAAAAGCAGACAATTTGTACTCTCTAATATGGTTGTATAATAATAAGGGTACTAaggataatgataataatgaatcaaaaaatgtatttacttttattaaagGACAATTTTCAATGACTTTACAAataattatacatttacatGAAACATTTTTGCCATTATTTGAGAGCATTATTCATTTGGGGCATAGTATTGAGAGTGTTACTGTTTCAACAGCTTTTATTTTCTCAGTTCAGCAACTGTTGGGGATGTAAAGGTTACGGAGCGGAACAGCTGACACTAAGTGAAAATATGGGGAATTATGTTGTAGAATCCATTAACAAATTATTACAGAAAGGGCCTGGCACAGATTATTGAGTTAATCGAGTGGattttgctttttgtgtttctgttttttatattcCTATTTATGTGTATCTGTTAAGTTTAAGTTGAACTTCAGGAGACACACGGGAAGAAAGAGGGATGCTGATTTTAACACTGATGCACCAATGTAGAATAACACAGTCAATTATGCTTTCTGAACTCTGCCTGCACATCAACAGAGGAATTGTAATGGTGAAAATGATGCAGAAGTAAATTAATGTGGTTTCAACTCACAGGAAACCAGATGGTGGATACTCAGCCAGAGGGCAGCCGGGAAGCTTTTCCTTTTCATCATTTCTACTGGCATACAAACCATATTTCTCACATTACCactacattttatatttatccaTTTAATGCAATGCATATAGCACAAATTCTTCAGGAACACAAAACTGATGGATTATAATTTGCAAAAACATATTTCTCATAAGTATATGAAATTCAGTAACGTCCAGGACAACAGTGTATTTTGTTGAATGCTGTTCAGCAGCGCTTCCCTCTGGCTTTGCCAACCTGTTGGACTGGCACTTACAAGCAAGCCTCTAATTTGTGCTTGGTAACCTGAAGAAAGAAATATTGTGGGAGCCAATGCTGTCCTTTTGAGTTATGATGAATTGTTGCCATCTACTGAACATTTTCAGTCGTGCAACAACAGACaccattttcattaaaaacatttgaatgttatattttaattagttccagatttatttataattactAACATGTCAATTGTATATTTAAATGTGGCCCTCTTGGAATATTAGTACATTAGAGAAGTAGTGAAAATTGCAGATGCAACActcagttttttctttcttcatcaGCATCAATAGCATATTCTTTGTGCCACAAGAcactgatgatggtggtgatgatagTGATAATGAGGGATGTGACTCTATGACTGATTGTCAAAATCTTTTATTATATGTGAGTTTAAAAAGCCATCATACTGATGatttatgcagttttattagaaTTAGATATATACAAAGTGAACAGCTGTAATATGACACAGCATATTAACTGGGTAGTTTTTCGATCATGGCAGCGCCGTGATCATCACTCATTGTTCAGTCATCAAACTGGCATTCATGCTCAGTGTTTAATTCCACAAAAAGCAAACCCGGATTATTAGCACATGCTTAAAAATCTCAAAATATCAAGTACAAATTATAAGAACCCTACTGATCTGTTTAAATCACAAGCTGCAATAATTTATAAACTCCCTCCCATTACAGAAAATATGCAGTTCAATATGCTCAGGAAAATAAATCGTAGTTTCACCTGGAAGGCATCAGCAGAACTGAAATTTAGAGGAGAGGCAGAATTATTACAAAGGTATCTTTTAAAGGATTCAAAAAGGTACAAAAGATAAGTGTTACTGAAACAGGGAAAGACCTACCTTCCAGCGGTTTCCACACTCATTACACAGAACAAATGTGGTCATTGGCTCATCAGCACTGCGTGTCTGCAcctaaaacacacatgcacacacatatatacaggAGTGTAAACAATATATTACAGTGCAAGTAAGTGCTGAAGTTAATAAAACATCAATGCTATCATCGAAGCAGATTTAATACTGTGGCACTGTGGCCctaaaatgtacttttattgtatgttttctttctgtaataATGACTTTTGCTTTGTTGAAACCGATTATGTACAGGGTGCTCGTGTCTGTTAACCTGGTTGTAGGTGCAGTTCTTCTTCTTGCACTTGCCGCACTGCAGCAGGTCAGTGGTGGTGCCACCAGTTTTGGCCATTTGGTGTTCCCTGATGGCCTCCTGGGTGAGAACGTTCCTCAGCTGTTTCAGCTCGTCACTGGCCATTTCCTACATAAACAGAAAGATGGAGCAGAGGGGGCAGTTTTAAGTACTACAATGAGGAGGTCACCAGTGGTTTACTACGCAGTTGCAGTGTTCTGTACCTCAGAAGACATGGTGGCGATGCGGCTTAATTCAATGCTTCCTGCGAGAACATTTCTGCGAAGCCCAGGGTTTTTTGGGTCCTTTAAGTTGCTGATGCGGCTGCGGactctgtttttgtatttcatatCAGTGGCCTTTATGTCCTGGTAGATATGTGCAATCAAACAGTCAAGGGAGATCTGATCATATTAATCATCACTGAGTGAACCACAAATTAATCAAACCAATCACAACGGCAAATAATTAACCAAATTCAAGGATATGATCTTCAATCTCTGCCGCCATGCTGTCACAGTTAGTTCCAAAATCTTTGTAGTCATCTGTGAAGTAAAAACAATTCATGTTAATCTGCACACTACACTTAAATTTGTGTGTTCCTTGTGTGGCATATTGCAGCTAAGTTTCACTATCCAGGCTGTTTTTGTAAGTGATATCCTGTAAGCATATTTAGAGCCTATTAGCTGCTGTACTCTTAGTGTGAAAGTGTGATCTCAGCCTCACTGTCTGTGCGCAGGGCAGCTGCCAGCATCTCAATGCACTTGTCTCTGACAGAGTCTCCGGTTGCGAGATGAGGAGGCAGTGGACCCCCGGCAGAACTGAAGCTGGGTGACATGGGGCTGGTCGGGGTTGTGGGGGTTTTAGGGGCATCAACTTTGCCCTTTCTGCAGAAAAGGCCACATCAAAACAATCACAGATTAGAGTGTGTGAAGTTGTCAAGAAcatgtttgacaaaaaaatcttaaatagatataaaacaaaactgagATGAGCTCCTGGGGAAATGTCTGACCCGTCAGCCGCTAAATGCTCCACTCTATTAACCAGCTAGTTGCacattttgtctgttgtttggtcCTGAACAGGTAGCGTATGGAAGTTCTTCACCAAAAACGCCTGGCTGGAGCTGGAAGAAGGCCGATGAGAGCCTTGAGACTTAACCAAACAGTAAAGTTCCCGGTTGTAAACCACTACCCCCACCCCCAAAAGAACTGAAAGGTGCTAAAACGCTCTGCTGAAGGGAAAGTGCGGTGttgtgataattctctgtgccAAATAGCCACACCTAGTTCATCAGCATGTATTCTATATTTCAGCTAgactaaatataaaataattatggGTATCATCAGTAAAATTCTACAATATTTCATATTGAAATACCTTTCAATGCTGTCAGTAGAGGGCTTCCGCTGTGGAGGTCCAGGATGAGAGGTCTTGGAGCCGTGAGACTCTCTCCTATAATACAAAGTCAATCTCTATACCACTGAAATAAACCTTTGAAACTGTAATGAAAAATAAGCTTCTGTTTCTTTCACCTTTCAGCTGATAGCTTCTTTGCTGGTGGCGAGCTAGTTTTCTTTGAATCAGTGGATTCCCGCCTACAGTAAGTAGTGAGACACTTTCAGTACATCTTGTTTTATTGgcaatgtttatttcatttccaGTGAGATTTAAAAAAGTGCATACCAGTCCCACCTGTCAGGTTTGGAGTCAGTTGAGTGACGTTTCACAGGCTGGCCAGGCTTCAAGTCGCAGGAGTCCTTTCTATAACAAAGGTAAACAGCATTGTGAcaccatgttttaaaaaataaaatacacatttgggATTATGTCCAACATGAAGCagcataaattaaaatgaaatgtacagTGGCATTAATTTTCCTGCCCTTGCacacctgtgtttttcttttttgatatCCACACTGGGCTTTTTGGGATGCGGCGGTTTAGAGTCACATGAATCTTTCCTGACAAAAGGAAACATTTGTTTGATTCTCAAACAAACTGTCACAGGACAGTAAAGGCATAAAAATGGAAGCTCCCCATGCACTGAAAACTGATAAAGAGCTGTTTGAAGTGTAAGTTGAACCACACAAACATCGTGTGTCACACCCACAGCCCAACAAGCATTTTAACACCCATGACTTGCCAACCTGTCTCTCTTGGCTTCATCTGAGTGTTTTTTAGGCACTTTGCTATCCGATGAGTCTTTcctgcaaaaagaaaacagtgctGCTACactctttgttgttttcacacTGAGTTACTAAACGGCAGGTTTAAGTAATGATGTGTATGTGCAGGTATTTCCTAATAATATATCAGGATATTTAGACAAAGGAAAAATAATAGTCGATCCAATCTGCCTGTTATACTATTAGAAGTGTTCAATAAACATGTTATTTGGAGTTTCCTTTGTAGTAGTGTAAATAGAAAAAGATCAATTACTGACATAACTCTTGGAACAGCACGACACACTGCATCGCTGTCAGAGAACGACACTATATTGTGTCAATTGTTTGTCTAAAACAAACGAAAACCAGATATTACAGTCCGGAGGTAACTGATcctccagagacaacagcaaagtaatttttcaagGATGAATGAGAGACAGAATATTTCCCAGATCCCAGACCTGTCTTTCTTCACATGATCTGACGTCTTCTTCTGTGAAGGAGGTTTAGAGTCGGAACACTCCTTCCTGCTGTAGCAAACAACACAAGGATTCaatgcagagaagaaaaaacTCCAAATGAAATTATAGGTTACTTTTCCAAAACAATCCTCCCAGATACTTGAAGGCATCAACTTAATGGAGTCTGTAATGACAAATCATCTGATCCAGACCTGTCCCTTTTCCCGTCCTGTGAGGGACGCTTCGGGGGAGGCGGGGGGTGAAGGTGAAAaggaagtggaggaagaggagcgtTGGGATCAGGGGGctcttttctaaataaaaaaacacctttaaGCTTTGCTGAATAACGTCATGATGAGAGCGAATATTAATGTGAGACAATGCAGCGGCCATGCAGACCCTGACCTTGGTGGAGGCGGATGAAgatgcagaggaagaggaggaattGGAGCATTTGGTTCCGGCGGAACTTTCCTGATGTGAAAATCAACATTTGTTTAAGCATCCCCTATAATCTCACACAATCTCTGCACGTAAACTCAAAAAATGGTTTCACAAACATGCACCACAATACGCCTGACCTCTCTTTCTTCACTTCCTGTAAAGGTCGCTTAGCCGGAGGAGAGGCGGGTCGAGGTGCATGAGGACGAGGATGTTGGGAGGAAGAGTCTTTACCGTCCTTCCTGAACAAATGTCACAACAGTACAGATCAGAGTGCTGTAACTCAAGGGTCCCCGATGATGTACAAAGTCCTTTCAATAAAGACACACCTGAGTGACCCATCACAACATGCATCATGCACAGGGGGCATCCTGTCAGGCCACGAGTCCACTTATAAAACTGTAGGAACAAATGTCAGTGCATATGACTAACTCAGAAACAGTTATGTCATGCAGCATCAGCGAGAACATTTCAGTCCGTCATGCAGACGATGCAAGAGTCCTGACCTGTCTTTTTTCATGTCCACAGAGAGGCGTTTGGTCGGGGGAGGAGGCCGAGCAGGtcgaggaggagaggggaacCGGGTGGGATACAGAATAGTGCTGTCCAACACTCCTCTCCTGAAATATATAATTCAATCTGAAGCACTGCAGGATGATTTTGATATGTGATAATCAGTTTTTGGGCCACCTCCATTCTCACCTTTCAAATATTGGTCTGTGAGCGTCAGCAGGCTTCTCACTCGGCAGCCTCTCTCGTTGCAGTGTGTTTATTGGCCTCTCACGTCTgctgtcttctctgtgtttgtacTTCTTCATGTCATCTGTGTAGCTGTGCTTTCTGGGCTCCTCTGGGCGTTTGTCTTTTTTGACTTCTTCCACGTGTCTCATCTTTTTTGGTTCTTCTAACGGCCTTTCTTTCCTTGGTTCTGGCTTGAGTTTCTCAATCTGCAGGTCTTGCACATGCTTCTGTTTCTTGTTATCTATCTGCAGTTGGGCATCCTCTGCAGGTCTTTGTTGTTTGGATTCTTCTAAATGCTTCTCTTTTCTGATTTCTTTGGGCTGTTTGTCATGCTGGGGCTCCTCCTGGTGCTTTTCATCCCAGAGGTCATCTAcgtgtgtctttttgtttttgtgctcgtcattatgtttttcttttctgtttttatctgagTGTTTTTTGTCAGGATCTGAGTCATGTTCAGGTTTGACATCCAGTCTCCTGTGGCTAACAGAAACAAAGGAAGTATAATTTTTTACGTCTGTCCAAGAGCCAGCAGACATTTAGCTGTTTCACCTACGTCaggtttgttgttgtatttaggCCTTATTCGGACAGGATTAAAATTAAAGGGGGAGGTGGGTAACAAAACATTTCCCCCCCTGGCGCTACAACAGCCCATCTGATTAGCTTTACTTTTCCCTTCATTGTGTGAGCTGACTGATGTTAACTAGTGATCTATATTTCTACTTCTTAAGTAACACAGCTCTACTATATGTGTAGAAATTCTGACTGGACATAAACTGCATGAGGACTAGCAAATTAAGCAGGTAAGGAGAAGTGTGGGATTAAAATATCTGACTTGCACAGGTAGTATTTAAATCCCACCTCCCAGAGAGGAATACATCCAGTTCAAATCGGGCTTCAAATGAAAACttcatgcaaaaacacattcaagGATTTCTATCACTACTTTCATTGCCTCTTTAGAAATATCCTGTACTTGCACTTGTAAACTACTGACTAACCTGAAAAATAACCAAATTACAGCCTCTAACAGAGGCCATTATCGCAGGCGCAGACATTAGGGTAAATTGTTGAGCGACCACATACACACTACAggaatttttattttgattctAAACATGAAGCATTATCCTTGGTGCTGAATATTGTAATTCTTGTTTGAGCCATCAGCCTAACCCTGGCATTTACTGCTCACTCCGAGGGGTAGCCTATTTTCCCTTGTAGAACAATACTGCATGTAAGAATGATGCAAGTCCCCTTCCAGCGGTCGGTGGCCAGAAAACTGTACTAAATGATAATGCAATGTCATTTAATGCCAATACAACTGTTAATTTACCTCTGGAAAGGCTGCTACAGTAACTCCTGACACTTTCTTTCATCTTCTTGAGTGCTTTTCAACAGAGctgttgttgagacattttcaAGGCAGGTATTTTGTATACACATGCAGAGGCACATGTTATCATAATACATGTCTGAACATGTACTAATACTGTAGGTCTAGTGTAGTGGCATCATGGCATGTATGACAAACACCTCACCATTTCACTGAATGTTTCATAATGTCTCTTCCTT from Micropterus dolomieu isolate WLL.071019.BEF.003 ecotype Adirondacks linkage group LG03, ASM2129224v1, whole genome shotgun sequence harbors:
- the tcea3 gene encoding transcription elongation factor A protein 3 isoform X13 — translated: MTREEDLIRIAKKLDKMVSRNNTEGAMDLLKELKGFNMTLKLLQETRIGMSVNGIRKHCTDEEVIALAKVLIKDWKRLLDSEKPSERNNGLDSSKTTVSPNSSPPETKGRKDSCDLKPGQPVKRHSTDSKPDRRESTDSKKTSSPPAKKLSAERRESHGSKTSHPGPPQRKPSTDSIERKGKVDAPKTPTTPTSPMSPSFSSAGGPLPPHLATGDSVRDKCIEMLAAALRTDNDYKDFGTNCDSMAAEIEDHIYQDIKATDMKYKNRVRSRISNLKDPKNPGLRRNVLAGSIELSRIATMSSEEMASDELKQLRNVLTQEAIREHQMAKTGGTTTDLLQCGKCKKKNCTYNQVQTRSADEPMTTFVLCNECGNRWKFC
- the tcea3 gene encoding transcription elongation factor A protein 3 isoform X9; this translates as MTREEDLIRIAKKLDKMVSRNNTEGAMDLLKELKGFNMTLKLLQETRIGMSVNGIRKHCTDEEVIALAKVLIKDWKRLLDSEKPSERNNGLDSSKTTVSPNSSPPETKGRKDSSDSKVPKKHSDEAKRDRKDSCDSKPPHPKKPSVDIKKEKHRKDSCDLKPGQPVKRHSTDSKPDRWDWRESTDSKKTSSPPAKKLSAERRESHGSKTSHPGPPQRKPSTDSIERKGKVDAPKTPTTPTSPMSPSFSSAGGPLPPHLATGDSVRDKCIEMLAAALRTDNDYKDFGTNCDSMAAEIEDHIYQDIKATDMKYKNRVRSRISNLKDPKNPGLRRNVLAGSIELSRIATMSSEEMASDELKQLRNVLTQEAIREHQMAKTGGTTTDLLQCGKCKKKNCTYNQVQTRSADEPMTTFVLCNECGNRWKFC
- the tcea3 gene encoding transcription elongation factor A protein 3 isoform X3, encoding MTREEDLIRIAKKLDKMVSRNNTEGAMDLLKELKGFNMTLKLLQETRIGMSVNGIRKHCTDEEVIALAKVLIKDWKRLLDSEKPSERNNGLDSSKTTVSPNSSPPETKGSHRRLDVKPEHDSDPDKKHSDKNRKEKHNDEHKNKKTHVDDLWDEKHQEEPQHDKQPKEIRKEKHLEESKQQRPAEDAQLQIDNKKQKHVQDLQIEKLKPEPRKERPLEEPKKMRHVEEVKKDKRPEEPRKHSYTDDMKKYKHREDSRRERPINTLQRERLPSEKPADAHRPIFERRGVLDSTILYPTRFPSPPRPARPPPPTKRLSVDMKKDRKDGKDSSSQHPRPHAPRPASPPAKRPLQEVKKERKVPPEPNAPIPPLPLHLHPPPPRKEPPDPNAPLPPLPFHLHPPPPPKRPSQDGKRDSRKECSDSKPPSQKKTSDHVKKDRKDSSDSKVPKKHSDEAKRDRKDSCDSKPPHPKKPSVDIKKEKHRKDSCDLKPGQPVKRHSTDSKPDRRESTDSKKTSSPPAKKLSAERRESHGSKTSHPGPPQRKPSTDSIERKGKVDAPKTPTTPTSPMSPSFSSAGGPLPPHLATGDSVRDKCIEMLAAALRTDNDYKDFGTNCDSMAAEIEDHIYQDIKATDMKYKNRVRSRISNLKDPKNPGLRRNVLAGSIELSRIATMSSEEMASDELKQLRNVLTQEAIREHQMAKTGGTTTDLLQCGKCKKKNCTYNQVQTRSADEPMTTFVLCNECGNRWKFC
- the tcea3 gene encoding transcription elongation factor A protein 3 isoform X6, encoding MTREEDLIRIAKKLDKMVSRNNTEGAMDLLKELKGFNMTLKLLQETRIGMSVNGIRKHCTDEEVIALAKVLIKDWKRLLDSEKPSERNNGLDSSKTTVSPNSSPPETKGSHRRLDVKPEHDSDPDKKHSDKNRKEKHNDEHKNKKTHVDDLWDEKHQEEPQHDKQPKEIRKEKHLEESKQQRPAEDAQLQIDNKKQKHVQDLQIEKLKPEPRKERPLEEPKKMRHVEEVKKDKRPEEPRKHSYTDDMKKYKHREDSRRERPINTLQRERLPSEKPADAHRPIFERRGVLDSTILYPTRFPSPPRPARPPPPTKRLSVDMKKDRKDGKDSSSQHPRPHAPRPASPPAKRPLQEVKKERKVPPEPNAPIPPLPLHLHPPPPRKEPPDPNAPLPPLPFHLHPPPPPKRPSQDGKRDSRKECSDSKPPSQKKTSDHVKKDRKDSCDLKPGQPVKRHSTDSKPDRRESTDSKKTSSPPAKKLSAERRESHGSKTSHPGPPQRKPSTDSIERKGKVDAPKTPTTPTSPMSPSFSSAGGPLPPHLATGDSVRDKCIEMLAAALRTDNDYKDFGTNCDSMAAEIEDHIYQDIKATDMKYKNRVRSRISNLKDPKNPGLRRNVLAGSIELSRIATMSSEEMASDELKQLRNVLTQEAIREHQMAKTGGTTTDLLQCGKCKKKNCTYNQVQTRSADEPMTTFVLCNECGNRWKFC
- the tcea3 gene encoding transcription elongation factor A protein 3 isoform X4, with product MTREEDLIRIAKKLDKMVSRNNTEGAMDLLKELKGFNMTLKLLQETRIGMSVNGIRKHCTDEEVIALAKVLIKDWKRLLDSEKPSERNNGLDSSKTTVSPNSSPPETKGSHRRLDVKPEHDSDPDKKHSDKNRKEKHNDEHKNKKTHVDDLWDEKHQEEPQHDKQPKEIRKEKHLEESKQQRPAEDAQLQIDNKKQKHVQDLQIEKLKPEPRKERPLEEPKKMRHVEEVKKDKRPEEPRKHSYTDDMKKYKHREDSRRERPINTLQRERLPSEKPADAHRPIFERRGVLDSTILYPTRFPSPPRPARPPPPTKRLSVDMKKDRKDGKDSSSQHPRPHAPRPASPPAKRPLQEVKKERKVPPEPNAPIPPLPLHLHPPPPRKEPPDPNAPLPPLPFHLHPPPPPKRPSQDGKRDSRKECSDSKPPSQKKTSDHVKKDRKDSCDLKPGQPVKRHSTDSKPDRWDWRESTDSKKTSSPPAKKLSAERRESHGSKTSHPGPPQRKPSTDSIERKGKVDAPKTPTTPTSPMSPSFSSAGGPLPPHLATGDSVRDKCIEMLAAALRTDNDYKDFGTNCDSMAAEIEDHIYQDIKATDMKYKNRVRSRISNLKDPKNPGLRRNVLAGSIELSRIATMSSEEMASDELKQLRNVLTQEAIREHQMAKTGGTTTDLLQCGKCKKKNCTYNQVQTRSADEPMTTFVLCNECGNRWKFC
- the tcea3 gene encoding transcription elongation factor A protein 3 isoform X10; protein product: MTREEDLIRIAKKLDKMVSRNNTEGAMDLLKELKGFNMTLKLLQETRIGMSVNGIRKHCTDEEVIALAKVLIKDWKRLLDSEKPSERNNGLDSSKTTVSPNSSPPETKGRKDSCDSKPPHPKKPSVDIKKEKHRKDSCDLKPGQPVKRHSTDSKPDRWDWRESTDSKKTSSPPAKKLSAERRESHGSKTSHPGPPQRKPSTDSIERKGKVDAPKTPTTPTSPMSPSFSSAGGPLPPHLATGDSVRDKCIEMLAAALRTDNDYKDFGTNCDSMAAEIEDHIYQDIKATDMKYKNRVRSRISNLKDPKNPGLRRNVLAGSIELSRIATMSSEEMASDELKQLRNVLTQEAIREHQMAKTGGTTTDLLQCGKCKKKNCTYNQVQTRSADEPMTTFVLCNECGNRWKFC